One Lysinibacillus sp. OF-1 DNA segment encodes these proteins:
- a CDS encoding GntR family transcriptional regulator yields MSQSKDYLYPQKWLSKASTGDRVAYELRMRIISGLIESGTILSENKLAADFEVSRSPIREALRILASENIIRLEKMGAVVIGLSEKEIEEIYDVRLLIETFVFERLIKMDTTSLAIELSKTLEMMKVAIKYNDADEFSYQDVMFHEAIIRSIDHSYMTMIWNNLKPVMEGLILLSMRMRFQEKYEDFTRIVKNHELYIDAIRAKDRELMIKSLHENFDDVQGKVEDLWRSQQMLSKGVEPQND; encoded by the coding sequence ATGAGCCAATCTAAGGACTATTTATACCCACAAAAATGGCTTTCTAAAGCTTCAACAGGCGATCGTGTAGCCTATGAACTTAGAATGCGCATTATTTCAGGCTTAATTGAAAGCGGTACCATTCTTTCTGAAAACAAACTAGCAGCTGATTTTGAAGTAAGTCGTTCACCTATTCGTGAAGCCTTAAGAATACTAGCGTCTGAAAATATCATTCGATTAGAGAAAATGGGCGCTGTTGTCATTGGTTTATCAGAAAAAGAAATTGAAGAAATTTATGATGTTCGTCTGTTGATTGAAACATTCGTGTTTGAACGTCTCATAAAAATGGATACAACTAGCTTAGCAATAGAGCTGAGCAAAACATTAGAAATGATGAAGGTTGCCATTAAATATAACGATGCCGACGAATTTTCTTATCAGGATGTTATGTTCCACGAGGCAATTATTCGTTCCATCGATCATTCTTATATGACGATGATTTGGAATAATTTAAAGCCAGTAATGGAAGGCCTTATTTTGTTATCTATGCGCATGCGCTTCCAAGAAAAATATGAGGATTTCACTCGTATTGTGAAAAACCATGAGCTGTATATTGATGCGATCAGAGCAAAAGATCGAGAGCTCATGATTAAATCCTTACATGAAAATTTTGATGATGTTCAAGGCAAGGTAGAAGATCTATGGCGGTCACAGCAAATGCTATCTAAAGGGGTTGAGCCACAAAATGACTAA
- the gntK gene encoding gluconokinase, with product MTNYMLGVDIGTTSTKAVLFSEQGKVIQQENIGYPLYTPDISTAEQNPEEIFQAVLQAITHIMKVHSDKSLLFVSFSSAMHSVIAVDKDDQPLTPVITWADNRSEAWAHKIKDEWNGHEVYKRTGTPIHPMSPLSKITWLVNEHPEIAQKTKKYIGIKEYIFKKFFDQYVVDYSLASCMGMMNLHTLDWDEEALAIAGITKAQLSTLVPTTQSFSNCNVRLAKQIGIDPQTPFIIGASDGVLSNLGVNAIREGEIAVTIGTSGAIRTIIDKPKTDVKGRIFCYALTENHWVIGGPVNNGGMVLRWIRDEFASSEIETAKRLGIDPYEVLTKIAERVRPGADGLLFHPYLSGERAPLWNPDVRGSFFGLTMSHKKEHMIRAALEGVIYNLYTVYLALLECMESPVTRIQATGGFSRSEIWRQMMADIFESEVVVPESYESSCLGACILGLYAIGKIDSFDVVADMVGDTYKHTPIEEAAKEYRQLLPIFIRLSRVLADDYASIAHYQRSLIKPD from the coding sequence ATGACTAACTATATGTTAGGTGTTGATATAGGGACTACTAGCACCAAAGCCGTATTATTTAGTGAACAAGGCAAGGTTATTCAACAAGAGAATATTGGGTATCCATTATATACACCTGATATTTCAACAGCTGAGCAAAATCCAGAAGAGATTTTTCAAGCTGTGCTGCAAGCCATTACCCACATTATGAAAGTCCATTCTGACAAATCATTATTATTTGTTTCCTTTAGTAGTGCTATGCATAGTGTTATTGCTGTAGACAAGGATGATCAACCCTTAACACCTGTTATCACTTGGGCGGATAATCGTAGTGAGGCATGGGCACATAAAATTAAAGATGAATGGAATGGACATGAGGTTTATAAAAGAACTGGTACACCTATTCATCCAATGTCTCCATTAAGCAAAATTACTTGGCTTGTAAACGAGCATCCTGAAATCGCTCAAAAAACAAAGAAATACATTGGCATTAAAGAATATATTTTTAAGAAGTTTTTCGATCAATACGTTGTGGATTATTCTTTAGCTTCGTGTATGGGTATGATGAATCTCCATACATTAGATTGGGACGAAGAAGCTTTAGCCATAGCAGGTATTACGAAAGCACAATTATCGACTCTTGTACCTACAACGCAATCGTTTTCTAACTGTAATGTCCGTTTAGCTAAACAAATTGGTATTGATCCTCAAACACCGTTTATCATTGGTGCAAGTGATGGCGTACTGTCCAATTTAGGTGTTAACGCAATTAGAGAAGGTGAAATTGCTGTCACAATTGGGACAAGTGGTGCTATCCGTACTATTATCGATAAGCCCAAAACAGATGTGAAAGGTAGAATTTTCTGTTATGCCTTAACAGAAAATCATTGGGTTATCGGCGGACCCGTAAACAATGGTGGTATGGTATTACGCTGGATTCGTGATGAGTTTGCTTCTTCTGAGATCGAAACAGCCAAAAGACTAGGTATTGATCCATATGAAGTGTTAACAAAAATTGCAGAACGTGTAAGACCTGGTGCTGATGGACTGCTATTCCATCCTTATTTATCAGGTGAACGTGCACCTTTATGGAATCCAGATGTACGTGGTTCATTTTTCGGTTTAACAATGTCACATAAAAAAGAACATATGATACGAGCCGCTCTCGAAGGGGTTATCTACAATTTATATACGGTCTATTTAGCATTACTCGAGTGTATGGAAAGCCCTGTCACACGTATCCAAGCAACAGGTGGTTTTTCACGCTCTGAGATTTGGAGACAAATGATGGCTGATATTTTTGAATCGGAAGTAGTAGTACCTGAAAGCTATGAAAGTTCCTGTCTCGGTGCTTGTATTTTAGGCTTATATGCGATTGGAAAAATTGATTCCTTTGATGTTGTCGCTGATATGGTTGGTGACACTTATAAACATACCCCAATCGAAGAGGCGGCCAAAGAATATAGACAATTGCTCCCCATTTTCATTCGTTTATCTAGAGTGTTAGCAGATGATTATGCGTCAATTGCTCATTATCAAAGGAGCTTAATTAAGCCCGACTAA
- a CDS encoding GntP family permease: protein MPLVIVGIGIIALLILIMGFKLNTFISLIIVSFGVALALDMPLDVIVKTIEAGLGGTLGHLALIFGLGAMLGKLIADSGGAQRIAMTLVNKFGEKNIQWAVVAASFIIGIALFFEVGLVLLIPIVFAISRQLKVSILYLGIPMTAALSVTHGFLPPHPGPTVIAGEFGANIGEVLLYGFIIAIPTVILAGPLFTKLAKRLVPESFNKTGNIASLGEQKTFELEDTPSFGISVFTALLPVILMSLATIITLLQKTMGFEDNGLLAGIRFIGEAGTSMLISLLVAVYTMGIARKIPIKQVMESCTTAISHIGMMLLIIGGGGAFKQVLIDGGVGDYVAELFHGTTLSPILLAWIIAAILRISLGSATVAALTTAGLVIPMLGQSDVNLALVVLATGAGSLIASHVNDAGFWMFKEYFGLSMKETFATWTLLETIVSVAGLGFILLLSLFV from the coding sequence ATGCCATTAGTTATTGTAGGTATTGGTATTATTGCGCTATTAATTTTAATCATGGGCTTTAAATTAAATACATTTATCTCATTAATCATTGTTTCATTTGGTGTGGCATTGGCTCTCGACATGCCTTTAGATGTCATCGTGAAAACGATTGAAGCAGGATTAGGTGGTACGCTAGGTCACTTAGCATTAATATTTGGACTTGGAGCTATGCTTGGCAAGTTAATTGCGGATTCAGGCGGTGCCCAGCGCATTGCCATGACCCTTGTAAACAAATTCGGTGAAAAGAACATCCAATGGGCCGTTGTAGCCGCATCCTTTATTATCGGTATCGCTCTTTTCTTTGAAGTAGGGCTTGTGCTATTAATCCCTATTGTCTTCGCCATTTCAAGACAATTAAAAGTTTCTATTTTATATTTAGGAATTCCTATGACAGCAGCCTTATCCGTCACACATGGATTTTTGCCACCACATCCAGGACCAACCGTCATCGCTGGTGAATTCGGGGCAAATATTGGTGAGGTCTTGCTTTATGGCTTTATCATCGCCATTCCAACCGTTATTTTAGCAGGGCCATTATTTACAAAGTTGGCGAAAAGATTAGTGCCTGAATCATTCAACAAAACTGGGAATATTGCTTCTTTAGGTGAACAAAAAACATTTGAATTAGAGGATACCCCTAGCTTTGGCATAAGTGTCTTCACTGCACTATTACCTGTGATTTTAATGTCCCTTGCCACTATTATTACACTGCTACAAAAAACAATGGGCTTTGAAGATAATGGCCTCTTAGCAGGTATCCGCTTCATCGGTGAAGCTGGTACGTCCATGCTAATCTCCTTATTAGTAGCTGTTTATACAATGGGAATAGCCAGAAAAATTCCGATTAAGCAGGTAATGGAATCCTGTACAACAGCCATTTCACATATCGGTATGATGCTTTTAATCATTGGGGGCGGTGGCGCCTTTAAACAGGTATTAATCGATGGGGGTGTTGGGGATTACGTTGCCGAGCTATTCCATGGAACTACCTTATCACCGATTTTACTGGCGTGGATAATTGCCGCTATTTTACGTATTTCATTGGGGTCTGCTACAGTGGCTGCTTTAACAACAGCAGGGCTAGTCATTCCAATGTTAGGTCAAAGTGACGTGAATCTCGCTTTGGTTGTGCTGGCAACGGGTGCAGGAAGCTTAATTGCTTCACATGTCAATGATGCTGGTTTCTGGATGTTTAAAGAATATTTTGGGTTAAGCATGAAGGAAACGTTTGCTACATGGACGTTGCTAGAAACAATTGTATCTGTAGCTGGTTTAGGATTTATTTTATTACTTAGTTTATTCGTTTAA
- the gnd gene encoding decarboxylating NADP(+)-dependent phosphogluconate dehydrogenase — protein MLNTIGVIGLGVMGSNIALNMANKGEQVAVYNYTRDLTDKLLQKVEGQALTPYYDIEEFVQSLEKPRKIFLMVTAGKAIDSVIQSVVPFLEKGDIIMDGGNSHYQDTERRYDELKAQEIGYLGIGISGGEVGALTGPSIMPGGDQEVYDKVAPILTKIAAQVDVTPCCTYIGPKGAGHFVKMVHNGIEYADMQLIAEAYTFLRKNVGLSVEEIADTFETWNQGELKSYLIEITAEILRKKDEVTGLPLIDMILDKAGQKGTGKWTSMQSIDNGIPTSIITEALFARYISSLKEERVRAEAILSGPNYNPQNQDKDVWIENVRQALYMGKICAYAQGFTQYKMTSELYNWNLPLKDIALIFRSGCIIRAEFLNVISEAYQQQPTLDNLLIDSYFAEKTKDYQNGLRKIVCEGIQAGNAFPCLSASLTYYDSYRTGSSNANMLQAQRDYFGAHTYERTDAEGVFHTNW, from the coding sequence ATGTTAAATACAATAGGCGTTATTGGTTTAGGTGTTATGGGCAGTAATATTGCTTTAAACATGGCTAATAAGGGCGAGCAAGTGGCCGTTTATAATTACACACGAGATTTAACCGACAAACTACTACAAAAGGTCGAAGGACAAGCGCTTACTCCTTACTATGATATCGAAGAGTTCGTACAATCTTTAGAAAAACCAAGAAAGATATTTTTGATGGTGACAGCTGGGAAGGCTATTGATTCCGTTATTCAATCTGTAGTGCCATTCCTTGAAAAAGGCGATATTATTATGGACGGTGGTAACTCTCACTATCAAGATACAGAGCGTCGATATGATGAATTAAAAGCACAAGAAATCGGTTATTTAGGAATTGGGATTTCAGGCGGTGAAGTGGGCGCATTGACAGGGCCATCTATCATGCCTGGTGGTGATCAGGAGGTCTATGACAAAGTAGCACCTATACTTACAAAAATCGCAGCACAAGTGGATGTTACACCATGCTGTACGTATATAGGTCCTAAAGGTGCAGGCCACTTTGTTAAAATGGTGCATAACGGGATCGAGTATGCAGATATGCAGCTAATTGCTGAGGCCTATACGTTTTTAAGAAAAAATGTAGGATTATCTGTTGAGGAAATTGCTGATACTTTTGAAACATGGAATCAAGGCGAATTAAAAAGCTATTTGATTGAAATTACAGCTGAAATTTTAAGAAAAAAGGATGAAGTAACAGGTTTACCACTAATCGATATGATTCTTGATAAAGCAGGTCAAAAAGGTACTGGAAAATGGACTAGTATGCAATCCATTGATAACGGTATCCCTACATCGATTATTACAGAAGCCTTATTCGCTCGCTATATTTCATCATTAAAAGAGGAGCGGGTTCGAGCTGAAGCTATACTGTCAGGGCCGAACTACAATCCACAAAATCAAGATAAAGATGTGTGGATAGAAAACGTACGTCAAGCCTTATATATGGGTAAAATCTGTGCATATGCACAAGGCTTCACACAATATAAAATGACATCTGAGCTTTACAACTGGAACTTGCCATTAAAGGATATTGCCTTAATTTTCCGCAGTGGCTGTATTATTCGTGCAGAATTTTTAAATGTGATTAGTGAAGCCTACCAACAGCAACCTACACTTGATAATTTACTAATTGACTCTTACTTTGCAGAAAAGACAAAGGACTATCAAAACGGCTTAAGAAAAATAGTTTGTGAAGGCATTCAAGCAGGTAATGCGTTCCCATGTCTAAGTGCTTCTCTCACATATTACGATAGTTATCGAACAGGCTCATCTAATGCGAACATGTTACAAGCACAACGTGATTATTTTGGCGCCCATACGTATGAACGTACTGATGCAGAAGGTGTTTTCCATACAAATTGGTAA
- a CDS encoding histidine kinase N-terminal 7TM domain-containing diguanylate cyclase — protein MNSQLTAFITLSCTSGFLNLYLCLYVFLQRYNYAKIAQLFIGYTALITVYCFASAFGLIATTLDAIKFWTAIQYVGMAFSTPLGLLFIMQYLGFHLSRKKIMALLAIPFISLIMVATNDMHHFHYKIFEVDPVLGAPYVYQEIGIWYIIHGIFTFGCMFVSFLLIVKYWKETSKTYRQQLIALMCGQLIPMITAFIYLLGLTPQGVDPVPMVLWISSLLYLWSINSSRLFSVMPVAKDAIFQSINDGVIVLDESFRLIEFNQACSKVFPQLTRSMFGVDFRKLWLEVTGQTMPFTLETTMNTQEIELDLMSHTYQVRISALRHVNHGNGHLLIFTDITELKKLQRMLEQQAYYDELTQIYNRRAFFQQCNQAFSEIKASSTAFTVVLMDIDYFKSVNDTYGHAVGDQLLVHVVQVCQSQLKKGELFARYGGEEFVLALKGYSLSKGEALAKQLCHCVETQPLMTIEGAIYATISCGVAEGTNEEETLYQLLNKADKALYGAKQAGRNRVHVYLE, from the coding sequence ATGAATTCGCAATTGACTGCTTTTATTACTCTTAGCTGTACATCGGGTTTTCTAAATTTGTATTTATGTTTATACGTATTTCTACAACGCTACAATTACGCAAAAATTGCGCAATTGTTTATAGGGTATACGGCGTTAATTACGGTATATTGTTTTGCCTCTGCTTTTGGTTTAATAGCTACAACACTGGACGCAATAAAGTTTTGGACAGCCATTCAATATGTAGGCATGGCTTTTTCAACACCGCTCGGTTTATTGTTTATCATGCAATATTTGGGCTTTCATTTGTCAAGGAAAAAGATAATGGCCCTTCTAGCTATCCCTTTTATTAGTTTAATAATGGTTGCTACAAATGATATGCACCATTTTCATTATAAGATATTTGAAGTTGATCCCGTGTTAGGGGCTCCTTATGTTTATCAGGAAATCGGTATATGGTACATCATTCATGGTATATTTACGTTTGGCTGTATGTTTGTATCCTTTTTACTAATAGTAAAGTATTGGAAAGAAACAAGTAAAACTTATCGCCAACAACTGATTGCCTTAATGTGTGGTCAGTTAATTCCTATGATCACTGCTTTTATATACTTATTGGGTCTAACACCTCAAGGGGTTGATCCTGTTCCAATGGTCTTATGGATTTCTTCTCTGTTGTATTTATGGTCTATTAATTCCTCCCGTTTATTTAGTGTAATGCCTGTTGCCAAAGATGCTATATTCCAAAGTATCAATGATGGGGTCATTGTGTTAGATGAGTCGTTTCGATTAATAGAGTTTAATCAAGCATGTAGCAAGGTGTTCCCTCAACTAACTCGGTCTATGTTTGGTGTGGATTTTAGGAAGCTATGGCTTGAAGTAACTGGGCAAACGATGCCATTTACATTAGAGACGACGATGAATACGCAAGAAATAGAGCTTGATCTTATGAGTCATACTTACCAGGTACGCATATCAGCGCTACGGCATGTTAATCATGGTAATGGGCATTTACTCATTTTCACCGACATTACAGAGTTAAAGAAGCTACAACGGATGTTAGAACAACAGGCTTATTATGATGAACTGACACAAATCTATAATCGTCGAGCATTTTTTCAACAATGTAATCAAGCCTTCAGCGAGATAAAAGCATCATCAACAGCATTTACAGTAGTATTAATGGACATTGATTATTTTAAAAGTGTCAATGATACGTATGGTCATGCTGTCGGCGATCAGCTACTTGTTCATGTTGTACAGGTTTGTCAGAGTCAACTGAAAAAAGGCGAGCTTTTTGCAAGATATGGTGGTGAGGAATTTGTTCTTGCACTCAAGGGCTATTCATTGTCTAAGGGGGAAGCATTAGCTAAGCAGCTCTGTCACTGTGTAGAAACACAACCTCTTATGACTATTGAGGGGGCTATTTACGCTACTATTAGCTGTGGAGTGGCTGAAGGAACAAATGAAGAAGAGACATTGTATCAGCTTTTAAATAAAGCGGATAAGGCACTGTATGGAGCAAAGCAAGCAGGGCGTAATCGAGTACATGTTTATTTAGAATAA
- a CDS encoding BRCT domain-containing protein, translating to MTNKNNLEIIFHPDSAESLTHPFYKKQIVFTGALSTMTRSEAAKQVKACGGSLQGAVTQQTDFVILGDKRRGISSKQHKAEQLVTQGHDIQILIEDDFLWLISIPKEIDK from the coding sequence ATGACGAATAAGAACAACCTAGAAATCATTTTCCACCCTGATTCAGCCGAAAGCCTAACACACCCCTTTTATAAAAAACAAATCGTTTTTACAGGGGCTCTTTCTACAATGACCCGTTCAGAGGCTGCCAAACAAGTAAAAGCCTGTGGAGGGTCCTTGCAGGGAGCTGTTACACAGCAAACGGATTTCGTCATTCTTGGAGATAAACGTCGTGGCATCAGTAGCAAACAGCATAAGGCTGAACAGCTAGTTACTCAAGGGCACGACATCCAAATACTGATAGAGGACGATTTTTTATGGCTTATTTCAATACCAAAGGAAATTGACAAGTAA
- a CDS encoding peptidylprolyl isomerase, whose product MFARNKGVYLVLSLLAITFVLTGCGTAKDTAKSEGDTVDYAAEVKENPIVTITMSNDEKIVIELEPTVAPNTVANFISLVKEGFYDGLIFQRVIPDFMIQGGDPLGNGTGGPDYSIDGEFSSNGFDNNMKHERGVISMARSQDPNSAGSQFFIMVKEASHLDGDYAAFGKVIEGMETVDAIVAVERDATDKPLEDQQMKKVEVDTKGFDYPAPKVNK is encoded by the coding sequence ATGTTCGCACGTAATAAAGGTGTTTATTTAGTGTTATCATTACTAGCAATCACTTTTGTTTTAACAGGCTGTGGTACCGCTAAAGACACAGCAAAATCTGAAGGAGACACAGTGGATTATGCGGCGGAAGTGAAGGAAAATCCAATTGTGACGATTACGATGAGCAATGATGAAAAAATTGTCATTGAATTAGAACCTACTGTCGCCCCAAATACAGTCGCTAATTTTATTTCCTTAGTGAAAGAAGGATTTTATGATGGTCTTATTTTCCAACGTGTAATTCCTGATTTTATGATTCAAGGTGGAGATCCTTTAGGGAATGGTACTGGTGGACCTGATTATTCAATTGATGGTGAGTTTTCATCAAATGGATTTGACAATAATATGAAGCATGAACGTGGTGTTATTTCGATGGCTCGTTCGCAAGATCCTAATTCTGCAGGTTCACAATTTTTCATTATGGTAAAGGAAGCATCACATCTTGATGGGGATTATGCTGCTTTTGGGAAAGTGATCGAGGGTATGGAAACAGTCGATGCCATTGTTGCGGTTGAGCGAGATGCCACAGATAAGCCGCTAGAAGATCAGCAAATGAAAAAGGTAGAAGTGGATACAAAAGGCTTTGATTATCCAGCGCCTAAGGTCAATAAATAG
- a CDS encoding leucine-rich repeat domain-containing protein, which produces MELIQLNCPNCNGKIEYKEGQSFKCPFCETEIMLKENKVYYVDQTINHYYGTAAPNTATRPKTNLKVLLIVPIVFLCAFLGYFLFSSNQTEHGNHEKIAVRTMPESEVLLFFLRDIFDKGGAMPTKEEIASIRYLAPYYSDDQWHFDYSLDDPFTNKEAEISTYIMMDKLLNTQEIEQKDFEAFTGLTVLKLMNDYEIAQSEKVSFRHLKNLKSYTGSFNESFSKIAEYFSDKSNIVELSIQIRSNEELALLLEFPNLQSLEISYVTEEVKDFELLNKLSLKSLSLKFSNDLKWLSTLTDLESLAIDNSEATDFSSFYSLNQLQELKLTSVRNLKTLDFLQNMPNLQSLDLENMNIANLEKLRNKSSLTKLRLSSPGQFELLDIVNSLTSLTELSLAGYYGDTSPIAAPNLKKAELKGSFIQKLEAPTLKDLTVYISGSESQLNGAAFLKYPQLEKLTVKEYGVFTGVRSLNDLPSLQTIHFNETIFYEETGDLFNLQHVKTLNCSECNFQFNSQQPLTNNVLEHLTLNDVSIQIGNSDWIDEVDKIMPYFAGLSALRSFTLQDSSLQSLHFMKNWQQIEVLHLENNAISDVEPLVNMPNLKRLYILGNQVQNQSVLDKGILIY; this is translated from the coding sequence GTGGAATTAATTCAACTAAATTGTCCGAATTGTAATGGGAAAATTGAATATAAAGAAGGGCAATCATTTAAATGTCCTTTTTGTGAAACTGAAATAATGCTGAAAGAAAATAAAGTCTATTATGTAGATCAAACGATTAATCATTATTATGGTACAGCTGCTCCTAATACAGCTACACGTCCCAAAACGAATTTAAAGGTACTTCTTATTGTACCGATTGTCTTCTTGTGTGCCTTTCTTGGGTATTTTCTTTTTAGTAGTAATCAAACAGAGCATGGAAACCATGAAAAAATAGCTGTTCGAACAATGCCTGAAAGTGAAGTGCTTCTATTCTTTTTAAGGGACATTTTTGATAAGGGTGGAGCAATGCCAACTAAAGAAGAGATTGCAAGTATTCGATATTTGGCCCCCTACTACTCTGATGATCAATGGCATTTTGATTACAGTCTAGACGATCCATTTACAAATAAGGAAGCTGAAATTTCTACCTATATCATGATGGATAAGTTATTAAATACGCAAGAAATCGAACAAAAAGACTTTGAAGCCTTTACTGGACTAACTGTATTGAAGCTCATGAATGATTATGAAATAGCACAAAGTGAAAAGGTAAGCTTTCGACATCTGAAAAACTTAAAAAGCTATACAGGTAGCTTTAATGAATCATTTAGTAAAATTGCGGAATATTTTAGCGATAAGTCTAATATTGTAGAGCTCTCTATCCAAATTCGAAGTAATGAGGAACTTGCTTTATTATTAGAGTTTCCGAATCTCCAATCACTTGAAATATCTTATGTGACTGAAGAAGTTAAGGATTTTGAGCTTCTTAATAAATTGTCACTAAAATCATTGTCTTTAAAATTTTCCAATGATTTGAAGTGGTTGTCTACATTAACTGATTTAGAGTCGTTAGCGATAGACAATAGTGAAGCGACCGATTTTAGCTCCTTCTATTCACTGAATCAATTACAAGAATTGAAGCTTACATCGGTAAGAAATTTAAAAACGCTTGATTTTTTACAAAATATGCCTAACCTACAATCGCTTGATCTCGAAAATATGAACATTGCCAATTTAGAAAAGCTTAGAAATAAATCATCTTTGACAAAGCTACGTTTATCTTCTCCAGGTCAATTTGAATTGCTTGATATTGTGAACAGTCTGACATCACTCACTGAGTTATCATTAGCTGGTTATTATGGCGATACATCGCCGATTGCAGCACCCAATTTGAAGAAGGCGGAGCTAAAGGGTTCTTTTATACAAAAGTTAGAGGCACCCACTTTAAAAGATTTGACTGTTTATATAAGTGGATCGGAATCGCAATTGAATGGTGCAGCATTTCTGAAATACCCACAGCTAGAAAAGCTTACAGTCAAGGAGTATGGGGTTTTCACGGGCGTTCGTTCCTTAAATGACCTACCTAGTTTGCAAACAATTCATTTTAACGAGACCATTTTTTATGAAGAAACAGGTGACTTATTCAATTTACAGCACGTAAAGACATTAAATTGTTCTGAATGCAATTTTCAATTTAATAGTCAACAACCATTAACAAACAACGTGTTGGAACATTTAACTTTGAATGATGTATCGATTCAAATAGGTAATAGTGATTGGATAGATGAGGTTGATAAGATCATGCCTTACTTTGCTGGCCTTTCAGCTTTACGTTCATTCACATTACAGGATAGTTCACTTCAATCGTTACATTTCATGAAAAATTGGCAACAAATCGAGGTGCTTCATTTAGAAAATAACGCTATTTCAGATGTAGAGCCTTTAGTGAATATGCCTAACCTAAAAAGGCTATATATTTTAGGAAATCAGGTTCAAAATCAATCTGTTTTAGACAAAGGAATTCTCATTTATTAA
- a CDS encoding tRNA dihydrouridine synthase: protein MHQHNFWLDLPRPFFILAPMEDVTDVVFRHVISEAGRPDVFFTEFTNTTSYCQPGGFENVRNRLAFSEDEQPIVAHIWGDNPEHFRQMSIGMKELGFKGIDINMGCPADNVAERGKGAGLILHPELASEIIQAAKAGGLPVSVKTRLGFTDVAEWRAWLSHIFKQDIANLSIHLRTREEMSKVAAHWELIADIKKLRDEIAPKTLLTINGDIPDRLTGLKLVEQYGIDGVMIGRGIFSNPFAFEKEPSEHNAKEYLNLLYLHLNLHDHYSKEFEMRSFKALQRFFKIYVRGFKGASQLRVQLLNANSTDEVRDLLAAYTAE from the coding sequence ATGCATCAACATAATTTTTGGCTTGATTTACCACGGCCATTTTTCATTTTAGCACCAATGGAGGATGTGACAGATGTTGTATTTCGTCATGTCATTAGTGAAGCGGGGAGGCCTGATGTATTTTTTACGGAATTCACCAATACAACAAGCTATTGTCAACCTGGCGGCTTCGAAAATGTACGTAACCGCTTAGCCTTCTCTGAAGATGAGCAACCAATTGTTGCCCATATTTGGGGAGACAACCCTGAGCATTTTCGTCAAATGAGCATCGGTATGAAGGAGCTAGGCTTTAAAGGTATCGATATTAATATGGGGTGCCCGGCCGATAATGTGGCTGAGAGAGGTAAAGGAGCCGGCTTAATTCTTCACCCTGAACTAGCCTCAGAAATAATTCAAGCAGCAAAAGCAGGTGGCTTACCTGTTAGTGTAAAAACAAGACTTGGCTTTACAGATGTAGCAGAGTGGCGTGCGTGGCTCAGTCATATTTTTAAACAGGATATAGCTAATCTTTCTATCCATCTTCGGACACGAGAAGAAATGAGCAAGGTCGCAGCACACTGGGAATTAATTGCAGACATCAAAAAGCTACGGGATGAAATTGCTCCTAAAACGTTGCTGACAATCAATGGAGATATCCCTGACCGTTTAACAGGTCTAAAACTAGTGGAGCAATACGGCATCGATGGAGTCATGATTGGCCGAGGCATATTTTCAAACCCATTTGCTTTTGAAAAAGAGCCGTCAGAGCATAACGCCAAAGAATACCTTAACTTACTATACTTGCACCTCAACCTTCATGATCACTACTCTAAGGAATTCGAAATGCGTTCATTTAAAGCATTGCAACGTTTCTTTAAAATATATGTGCGCGGCTTTAAAGGCGCTAGTCAATTACGGGTTCAATTACTAAATGCAAATTCCACCGATGAAGTACGTGATCTTCTAGCAGCCTACACTGCTGAGTAA